A stretch of the Phycisphaerae bacterium genome encodes the following:
- a CDS encoding site-specific integrase: MTELRRRMIEDMQLHGYAGGTQAAYVRAVRLLAEHYRRSPERLTENEIRGFFIHLIRQRRLTRPTLTMYRAGIRFFYETTLRRPLPVFELIRPENRRKLPVVLSQQEVQRVLHLIRDPRDRMCLIMIYSCGLRLREGSRLQVGDIDSSRMVVRVRDGKGGKDRDVPLPQRSLQLLRDYWRHERPSPWLFPDKSEEDRPLRGQKVYHTLKAALRNSKINKPASVHTLRHSYATHLLEAGVDLRVIQEVLGHKSPKTTAIYTHLTPKILAGFVTTVNRLMAAL, from the coding sequence ATGACCGAGTTGAGACGCCGAATGATCGAGGACATGCAGCTTCACGGATATGCCGGCGGAACGCAAGCGGCCTATGTCCGGGCGGTGCGGCTTCTGGCGGAGCACTACCGCCGCTCGCCGGAGCGACTCACCGAGAATGAGATCCGCGGCTTCTTCATCCACCTGATCCGGCAGCGCCGTCTGACCCGGCCCACCCTCACCATGTATCGTGCCGGGATCCGGTTCTTCTACGAGACCACGCTTCGACGGCCATTGCCCGTGTTCGAACTCATTCGTCCCGAGAATCGCAGGAAGCTGCCGGTGGTGTTGAGCCAGCAAGAGGTCCAGCGGGTGCTGCACCTGATCCGCGACCCCAGGGATCGCATGTGTCTGATCATGATTTACTCCTGCGGGCTGCGTTTGCGCGAGGGCTCCCGGCTGCAAGTGGGGGATATTGACAGCAGCCGAATGGTCGTCCGTGTCCGCGACGGCAAGGGCGGCAAGGACCGTGACGTCCCCTTGCCCCAGCGGTCTTTGCAACTGTTGCGGGATTATTGGCGGCACGAGCGTCCCAGCCCCTGGCTCTTTCCGGACAAGAGCGAAGAGGATCGGCCTCTGCGCGGCCAGAAGGTCTATCACACGCTCAAGGCGGCCCTCCGAAACAGCAAGATCAACAAGCCGGCCAGCGTGCATACCTTGCGGCATTCCTACGCCACGCATCTATTGGAAGCCGGCGTGGACCTTCGCGTCATTCAGGAGGTCCTCGGCCACAAGAGCCCCAAGACGACCGCCATCTACACGCATCTGACCCCCAAGATCCTGGCGGGATTCGTCACCACCGTGAATAGACTCATGGCTGCGCTGTAG